Sequence from the Maribacter aquivivus genome:
TCCCCAACTTCATAGTGGTGAACTTTTGTTGTCCATCCATTTAAATCATTTCCGTTGTACATGGTTTCCCATCCATCGTTTGTTTCTTGAGAATTAATAACTCCGCATCCTAATAACAATAAAAGAGTGGCACCTAGTACTTGCGATTTAAGTAGTTGTTTATTCATGCTGATTGTGTTTGGTTGAATTATTAAGAAAGGGAACTTATGCAAAAAATACATATATAAATATACTCAATGTTCTGATATCTTAGATGATGCGATTATTCAGACATATTCCAATCAATACCAGAAAATCTGTTCATTTATTATCATTACTTTTAAAAGTACAAACTAACGTCACTCTAAGTCAAAATGAGAAATCTACTATTACTAGCGGCCAGTCTATTGTTTCTTCAATTTTCGCAAGCTCAAGAACCAAAAAAGGAAACTAAAACGAAACCCATACCAGAAGCAAAATCATTTATAACCAAGCACAAAGGGGTTTTTGGAGGTACAGCTATAGACTACACCACAACAGCTAAAGAAACTTTTTTAACCAATAAGGACGGAGATTCTATTGCTACATTTTGGTCGGTAGCGTATACTAAAACCAATATGGGTGATGTTACCAAAAGACCGGTAACTTTCGTTTTTAATGGCGGACCAGGATCTGCTTCGATGTGGTTGCATATGGGTTTTTTTGGGCCTAAAATTGTAAAAGTAGATTCTGATGCCAAATCTGATGATGGCGCAGCACCTTATAATTTCGTAAATAACGATCATGGTTTACTTGATGTTACCGATCTAGTTTTTATTGATCCCGTAGGTACTGGTTACAGCAGGTTGGTAGGAAAAGGAGAAGGAAAAGATTTCTACGGATTAAAAGAAGATGTAAATTCTTTTGCTCAATTTATTAGAAAATGGGTAACAGAAAACGAGCGTTGGTTTTCCCCTAAATATTTAGCTGGTGAAAGTTATGGTACCACACGTGCCGCAGCTTTAGGAAAAGCTTTAGAAGGTTCTGGGCAAAACATGGCTTTGAACGGAATGATTCTGATTTCGCAAGCATTAGATTATGCCGGTTCTACTTCTGTAAAGAACAATATTACTTCGTTCATTACTTATTTACCCAGCATGGCTGCTACTGCTTGGTATCATAAAAAAGCAGGTCAGGGTAAGTCTTTAGAAAGCTTTACACAAGAATGTAGAGATTTTACATACAACACCTATATACCTTCTTTGTATAAAGGCAATTCTTTAAATGAAGCTGAAAAGAACACGATAGCAGAAAAACTTTCTTATTTCACAGGATTGGATAAAACGTACATTCTACAATCTAACTTAAGAATATTAATGGGTCGTTTTCAGAAAAAACTATTAGAAGATAAAGGGTTTGCTATCGGTAGATTAGACGGTCGTTTTATGGGAGATGAAGAAGATAAAGTTTCTGAGAATCCCCATTTGGGCGATGCCGCAAGTTATCAAATAAGTGCTGCCTACACTGCTAGCTTAAATCATTACTTTGCCTCAGAATTAAAGGTTAAAATGGATAGACCATATATAACTTCTGGTGGTGGATCTAATTGGAGATGGAGAACAGTACCAGATGGAAAATATTGGGAGCCTATGCCAGTAAATACTGCACCAGATTTAGGTGAAACCATGCGTAGAAATACTGCCATGAAAGTAATGGTAGCAAGTGGGTACTATGATTTAATTACTCCGTTTTTTGATGCTGAATATACTTTTGATAGAAACGGAATAGTAAAAGAGCGTGTTGAAATGAAGTATTATGAAGCGGGACATATGATGTATACACATGAACCAGATTTTATTAAATTAAGTAAAGATATACGCGAATTTATTACTGCAGATTAATAAAAATAGAAATTACAGTATTACTATTTTTTAAGAATAAGCACATGCTGATCATTACATTTTAGATTGTAAAAATTAACAATGTCTCTAATGTGCTTTTTCTTGTATTCTTTATTTATAATTTTCTCCACTAAAACCGGACAATCTGAAAAATAAGTTGAAGCTGCATTTTTAAAATTCTTACTAAAAAGTTGATTAGACCCCAAGTGTGTAATTTCTCCACTTACACCTTTTCTAACATAAAGGTTTTTAATATCGTAATAATTACCGTGCGCCA
This genomic interval carries:
- a CDS encoding S10 family peptidase, which gives rise to MRNLLLLAASLLFLQFSQAQEPKKETKTKPIPEAKSFITKHKGVFGGTAIDYTTTAKETFLTNKDGDSIATFWSVAYTKTNMGDVTKRPVTFVFNGGPGSASMWLHMGFFGPKIVKVDSDAKSDDGAAPYNFVNNDHGLLDVTDLVFIDPVGTGYSRLVGKGEGKDFYGLKEDVNSFAQFIRKWVTENERWFSPKYLAGESYGTTRAAALGKALEGSGQNMALNGMILISQALDYAGSTSVKNNITSFITYLPSMAATAWYHKKAGQGKSLESFTQECRDFTYNTYIPSLYKGNSLNEAEKNTIAEKLSYFTGLDKTYILQSNLRILMGRFQKKLLEDKGFAIGRLDGRFMGDEEDKVSENPHLGDAASYQISAAYTASLNHYFASELKVKMDRPYITSGGGSNWRWRTVPDGKYWEPMPVNTAPDLGETMRRNTAMKVMVASGYYDLITPFFDAEYTFDRNGIVKERVEMKYYEAGHMMYTHEPDFIKLSKDIREFITAD